From Linepithema humile isolate Giens D197 chromosome 8, Lhum_UNIL_v1.0, whole genome shotgun sequence, one genomic window encodes:
- the LOC105676733 gene encoding caveolin-3-like isoform X1 → MLARFRNSFRCRVPKCPTIRFPGMEKPESSAEGESAGELEDRDPNSLNQHLQVMWDDVIGEPEGIRSPECAWRLSGHCFRLSRGCCYILLSVLVAPLLALCLGFTFACLAFQHIWCVAPCLRVWKITCAATRNFLAALTQAVIRPIMEAMSYLCHNIRVFNQKLPEGPYQKDDLLVV, encoded by the exons ATGCTGGCGAGATTTAGGAACAGCTTTCGCTGCCGCGTGCCTAAGTGTCCGACAATTCGTTTTCCAGGGATGGAGAAGCCCGAGTCCTCCGCGGAGGGTGAGAGCGCCGGTGAGCTCGAGGATCGGGATCCCAATAGCCTGAATCAGCATCTTCAG GTGATGTGGGATGACGTGATCGGCGAGCCGGAAGGCATCCGCAGTCCCGAATGCGCCTGGCGGCTCAGCGGCCACTGCTTTCGGCTCTCCCGTGGATGCTGCTACATCCTTCTCTCGGTTCTCGTAGCGCCGCTGCTCGCCCTTTGTTTGGGCTTCACGTTCGCCTGTCTCGCGTTTCAG CATATATGGTGCGTCGCGCCATGTCTGCGCGTATGGAAGATTACGTGCGCGGCGACGCGAAATTTCTTGGCGGCGTTGACGCAGGCGGTCATCCGGCCGATCATGGAGGCGATGAGCTACCTTTGCCACAATATCCGCGTATTCAATCAAAAGCTGCCAGAAGGTCCTTACCAGAAAGACGACCTACTGGTTGTGTAG
- the LOC105676733 gene encoding caveolin-3-like isoform X2, producing the protein MEKPESSAEGESAGELEDRDPNSLNQHLQVMWDDVIGEPEGIRSPECAWRLSGHCFRLSRGCCYILLSVLVAPLLALCLGFTFACLAFQHIWCVAPCLRVWKITCAATRNFLAALTQAVIRPIMEAMSYLCHNIRVFNQKLPEGPYQKDDLLVV; encoded by the exons ATGGAGAAGCCCGAGTCCTCCGCGGAGGGTGAGAGCGCCGGTGAGCTCGAGGATCGGGATCCCAATAGCCTGAATCAGCATCTTCAG GTGATGTGGGATGACGTGATCGGCGAGCCGGAAGGCATCCGCAGTCCCGAATGCGCCTGGCGGCTCAGCGGCCACTGCTTTCGGCTCTCCCGTGGATGCTGCTACATCCTTCTCTCGGTTCTCGTAGCGCCGCTGCTCGCCCTTTGTTTGGGCTTCACGTTCGCCTGTCTCGCGTTTCAG CATATATGGTGCGTCGCGCCATGTCTGCGCGTATGGAAGATTACGTGCGCGGCGACGCGAAATTTCTTGGCGGCGTTGACGCAGGCGGTCATCCGGCCGATCATGGAGGCGATGAGCTACCTTTGCCACAATATCCGCGTATTCAATCAAAAGCTGCCAGAAGGTCCTTACCAGAAAGACGACCTACTGGTTGTGTAG
- the LOC105676729 gene encoding glutaryl-CoA dehydrogenase, mitochondrial, with amino-acid sequence MANHVRSLFLQGGRLCRINTTRQISVSASLQTKPVFKWEDPFDLESQLTQDEILMRDQFRTYCQERLLPRVIEANRQEHFDRSIVREMGQLGVLGCTMKGYGGAGASWVAYGLLAKEIESVDSGYRSALSVQTSLACGAIDLHGTNAQKERFLPKMISGEKIGCFGLTEPNHGSDIGSMETKATYDSDRKVYKLSGSKTWITNSPIADVLVIWAKCDDGQIRGFIVEREAAGDRLSTPKIQGKFSLRTSVTGMILMDNVIVPEENLLNVQGLKGPFSCLNNARYGISWGALGAAETCLKIARSYTLDRKQFQRPLAANQLVQKKLADMMSEIALGLQSCLRVGRLKDENRIAPEMISILKRNSTGKALEIARSARDMLGGNGISDEYHVIRHVMNLETVNTYEGTSDVHALILGRAITGISAFAG; translated from the exons ATGGCAAACCACGTGAGAAGCTTGTTTTTACAAGGTGGTCGTTTGTGTCGCATCAACACCACGAGGC AAATCTCCGTCTCCGCGTCTCTTCAAACAAAAC CCGTTTTCAAATGGGAGGATCCGTTCGATTTGGAGTCGCAGCTGACGCAGGACGAGATCCTGATGAGGGATCAATTCCGTACGTACTGCCAAGAGCGTCTTTTGCCGCGCGTGATCGAGGCGAATCGGCAAGAACATTTCGATCGGAGCATCGTTAGGGAAATGGGTCAACTCGGTGTACTAGGCTGCACGATGAAGGGTTACGGTGGCGCCGGGGCGTCCTGGGTGGCTTACGGGCTTCTCGCCAAAGAGATCGAGAGCGTCGACAGCGGATATCGATCCGCGTTATCGGTGCAGACCTCTCTCGCATGCGGCGCAATTGACTTGCACGGCACTAACGCTCAGAAGGAGCGATTCCTTCCTAAAATGA TTTCCGGGGAAAAGATCGGTTGCTTCGGCTTAACGGAACCAAATCACGGCAGCGATATTGGATCTATGGAGACTAAAGCCACTTACGATTCCGACAGAAAAGTTTACAAACTGAGCGGCAGCAAAACATG GATTACGAATTCACCCATCGCCGATGTGTTGGTGATATGGGCGAAATGTGACGACGGTCAGATCCGCGGATTTATCGTCGAGAGGGAAGCCGCGGGCGATCGTTTATCCACTCCAAAGATCCAGGGAAAATTCTCCCTGAGGACAAGCGTCACCGGGATGATTCTGATGGACAATGTAATCGTGCCTGAGGAAAATTTGTTGAATGTTCAAGGACTTAAA GGACCGTTCAGTTGTTTAAACAACGCTCGATACGGCATCAGTTGGGGCGCGTTGGGCGCGGCAGAGACTTGCCTGAAGATCGCGCGATCGTACACCCTCGATCGGAAGCAGTTCCAAAGGCCGCTGGCGGCGAATCAACTCGTGCAGAAGAAACTGGCGGACATGATGTCCGAGATCGCGCTCGGTCTTCAGTCTTGCCTGCGAGTCGGTAGATTGAAGGACGAGAACAG AATCGCGCCGGAAATGATTTCCATCTTAAAGAGAAACTCGACCGGCAAAGCGCTCGAGATTGCGCGTTCCGCGAGAGATATGCTGGGTGGAAATGGGATTTCGGATGAGTATCACGTAATCAGACACGTGATGAATCTGGAGACCGTGAATACTTATGAAG GCACGAGCGACGTTCACGCGTTAATTCTCGGAAGGGCAATTACGGGTATTTCTGCATTCGCGGGATGA